The proteins below come from a single Mucilaginibacter mali genomic window:
- a CDS encoding fatty acid desaturase gives MAFLDHVLQPPTYGWQDDNGHLVKPGKAILLQEFFSRLNLIKNRKNWLPFISWLKVLCLVPFFVLFVFKFFTVWTLLAAFVYGMIIMGTHGTVWHHRYCTHRAYRFSNNFWRFVTRHLTLNIIPEEIYVVSHHVHHAKSDKPGDPYNADGGFWYCFLADVNHQPIANDLNEADYNRISRLMVHTGVKGNSYRQYQRWGSYARPLATLITWLVNWCFWYAAFYLAGGHALACSLFAAAGVWAIGVRTFNYDGHGHGKDKQREGVDYHRDDKSINQLWPGFVAGEWHNNHHLYPKSARSGFKSYQLDTAWLYIRLLYLLGAVTSYRDDKQNFLNKYIHHNPGHSVYETVKDHTVDY, from the coding sequence ATGGCTTTTTTAGATCACGTTCTGCAGCCGCCAACTTATGGCTGGCAGGATGATAATGGGCATCTGGTAAAACCAGGTAAAGCGATTCTGTTGCAAGAATTTTTCAGCAGGCTAAACCTGATTAAAAATCGCAAGAACTGGCTGCCTTTCATAAGCTGGTTAAAGGTGCTTTGCCTGGTGCCTTTTTTTGTGCTGTTCGTTTTTAAATTTTTCACCGTGTGGACGCTGCTTGCCGCATTTGTTTATGGGATGATCATTATGGGCACGCATGGCACCGTCTGGCACCATCGGTATTGTACGCATAGGGCTTACCGTTTCAGTAATAATTTCTGGCGGTTCGTTACCCGGCACCTTACGCTTAATATCATACCTGAAGAGATCTATGTGGTTTCTCACCATGTGCACCATGCCAAATCTGACAAACCTGGCGATCCTTATAACGCTGATGGTGGCTTTTGGTATTGCTTCCTCGCCGACGTTAATCATCAGCCCATCGCGAACGACCTTAACGAAGCCGACTACAACCGTATCAGTCGCCTGATGGTGCATACCGGGGTAAAGGGCAATAGTTATCGGCAGTATCAACGCTGGGGATCATACGCCAGGCCGTTGGCTACGTTGATCACCTGGCTGGTCAACTGGTGTTTCTGGTACGCCGCGTTTTATCTGGCGGGGGGACATGCCTTGGCATGTTCGCTGTTTGCTGCCGCAGGCGTTTGGGCGATTGGCGTACGTACGTTTAATTACGATGGCCATGGCCATGGAAAAGACAAACAACGTGAAGGCGTAGACTATCACCGCGACGACAAATCAATCAACCAGTTGTGGCCGGGTTTTGTGGCCGGCGAATGGCATAACAACCATCACCTCTATCCAAAAAGTGCCCGCAGCGGGTTCAAATCTTATCAATTGGATACAGCCTGGCTGTACATACGCCTGCTTTATCTTTTGGGCGCTGTAACAAGTTACCGGGATGATAAGCAGAATTTCCTTAACAAATATATCCACCATAACCCTGGACATTCTGTTTATGAGACAGTTAAAGATCACACCGTCGATTACTAA
- a CDS encoding sigma-70 family RNA polymerase sigma factor has product MRQLKITPSITNRDSQSLDQYLNDISKIDMITADEEVTLTQLIRDGDQAALHRLTRANLRFVVSVSKKFQNQGLSLNDLISEGNLGLIKAAQRFDETKGFKFISYAVWWIRQGILQAIAEQSRLVRLPLNQISALNRLYRTASRLEQEFEREPSVEELAAAVDRTTESVADIMSKSRRSLSLDASISDETENSLMDILSCDGKATDDQLMKESLSATIDDALIQLPDRERTILMLFFGIGYPQPYTLEEIGTRYQLTRERVRQLKDKALQHLRHYARKHEMFKYL; this is encoded by the coding sequence ATGAGACAGTTAAAGATCACACCGTCGATTACTAACCGCGACAGCCAGTCGCTGGATCAGTATCTGAACGACATCAGCAAGATTGACATGATCACGGCCGATGAAGAGGTGACGCTAACACAGCTGATTCGCGATGGCGACCAGGCTGCACTGCATAGGCTAACCCGGGCCAACCTGCGTTTCGTGGTATCCGTTTCTAAAAAGTTTCAGAATCAAGGGCTATCGCTTAACGATCTGATCAGCGAAGGTAACCTGGGGCTAATCAAGGCGGCACAGCGTTTTGATGAAACTAAAGGTTTTAAATTTATTTCTTATGCAGTGTGGTGGATACGTCAGGGAATTTTACAAGCTATTGCCGAGCAATCACGACTGGTGCGTTTACCGCTTAACCAGATCAGTGCATTAAACCGGTTGTATCGCACAGCTTCACGGTTGGAGCAGGAGTTTGAGCGCGAGCCATCTGTTGAAGAATTAGCAGCGGCCGTAGATCGGACGACGGAAAGCGTTGCGGACATTATGAGTAAATCCCGCCGTTCATTATCACTGGATGCCAGTATTAGCGATGAAACTGAAAACTCCCTGATGGATATACTGTCCTGTGACGGAAAAGCAACTGACGACCAGCTGATGAAAGAATCATTATCGGCCACTATAGACGATGCCTTAATACAATTACCTGATCGGGAACGGACAATACTGATGCTTTTCTTCGGGATTGGCTATCCGCAGCCCTATACGCTGGAAGAAATCGGTACACGCTATCAGCTTACCCGTGAACGGGTGAGGCAATTAAAAGATAAAGCGCTCCAACACTTACGTCATTATGCCCGAAAACACGAAATGTTCAAATATCTGTAG